A genomic segment from Dasypus novemcinctus isolate mDasNov1 chromosome X, mDasNov1.1.hap2, whole genome shotgun sequence encodes:
- the LOC111761678 gene encoding paraneoplastic antigen Ma6E, protein MAQAMLRDWCRWMGVNAQRSLLILGVPEDCEEEDFQEAVHAALGPLGRYRVLGHVFNRQLGARGALIEFAEDLNGRLIPRKIPGKGGPWAVIYLLQVPHGELQGALTHPLQSQGQAVAGAAGVAGAAGVAGTRGQAGIGSEVGAEVVLGAAGEAGGAGEAGGAGEAAATVLIIADGAGSAGGAMAGGAGEAGEAIVDGTGAADVPGAAGGAGEAGVAIVDVTGEAGSAGEAEATGVAIADVVGAPGEARAPGEARAKYVTRADVTGTASEAGAADVALADVAGAANEAGAEGEAGVTGGAIAGVAGTAGGAIAGAGGAAGAGEAAGAARAAGVIIADVAEAANEAGAAGEAGAAGEAGAAGEAGAAGEAGAAGEAGGWAERWRRALHPLLESMTYQELRRFSGRPEPGHGEESFEGWLDHAKDMLNLWRHVSERERRRRLVESLSGPALDLTGGLLAENPELSAHDCLGALAQVFGNKDTRMTARLKFLTCCQRPQESLFAYVMRLEGLLQAAMEKGAIHPAIADQVRARQVLMRARPSATLQSKLQRLRVERRPPGFVGLLRLVREAEAWEATLARSERGRRGEGPQGAGGAPGTGQPVAALGEDAGAAPGEAAGAAPGEAASAAPRAGPATKAAAATEATAATQEDGNAPALVRTGQAGPAEAPGVSGDPGPPPLGSAPGAGPGGPGRGPEHLAPAGAQGAEDPPGEEAGNVGGAGEVSGPMSPLGK, encoded by the coding sequence ATGGCGCAGGCGATGCTGCGGGATTGGTGCAGGTGGATGGGCGTGAACGCGCAGCGCTCGCTGCTGATCCTGGGCGTCCCGGAGGACTGCGAGGAGGAGGACTTCCAGGAGGCCGTGCACGCAGCCCTGGGGCCCCTGGGCAGGTACCGAGTGCTCGGCCACGTCTTCAATAGGCAGCTCGGGGCCAGGGGCGCCTTGATCGAATTCGCTGAGGACTTGAACGGACGTTTGATCCCGCGGAAAATACCGGGCAAGGGGGGACCCTGGGCTGTCATCTACCTGCTCCAGGTCCCTCACGGCGAGTTACAGGGAGCACTCACTCACCCACTTCAGTCCCAGGGGCAAGCAGTtgctggagctgcaggtgtggcaggagctgcaggtgtggcagGAACCAGAGGTCAGGCAGGAATTGGCAGTGAGGTGGGAGCTGAGGTTGTATTAGGGGCTGCAGGTGAGGCAGGAGGTGCAGGTGAGGCAGGAGGTGCAGGTGAGGCAGCAGCCACAGTTTTGATAATTGCAGATGGGGCAGGTTCTGCAGGTGGGGCAATGGCAGGTGGGGCAGGTGAGGCAGGTGAGGCGATTGTAGATGGGACAGGTGCTGCAGATGTACCAGGTGCTGCAGGTGGGGCAGGTGAGGCAGGTGTGGCAATTGTAGATGTGACAGGTGAGGCAGGTTCTGCAGGTGAGGCGGAAGCTACAGGTGTGGCAATTGCAGATGTGGTAGGAGCCCCAGGTGAGGCCAGAGCCCCAGGTGAGGCCAGAGCCAAATATGTGACAAGAGCAGATGTGACAGGAACTGCAAGTGAGGCAGGAGCTGCAGATGTGGCATTGGCAGATGTGGCAGGAGCAGCAAATGAGGCAGGCGCTGAAGGCGAGGCAGGAGTTACAGGTGGGGCAATTGCAGGTGTGGCAGGAACCGCAGGTGGGGCAATTGCAGGTGCGGGAGGAGCTGCAGGTGCTGGAGAAGCTGCAGGTGCAGCCAGAGCTGCAGGTGTGATAATTGCAGATGTGGCAGAAGCTGCGAATGAGGCAGGAGCAGCAGGGGAGGCTGGGGCCGCAGGGGAGGCTGGGGCCGCAGGGGAGGCTGGCGCCGCAGGGGAGGCTGGCGCCGCAGGGGAGGCTGGCGGCTGGGCTGAGCGATGGAGGCGGGCCCTGCATCCTCTGCTGGAAAGCATGACCTACCAGGAGCTGAGACGCTTTTCCGGGAGGCCAGAGCCGGGCCACGGGGAGGAGTCCTTCGAGGGCTGGCTGGACCACGCCAAGGACATGCTGAACCTGTGGCGCCACGTCTCGGAGCGGGAGAGGCGGCGGCGGCTGGTGGAGAGCTTGAGCGGGCCTGCGCTGGATCTCACGGGCGGCCTCCTGGCGGAGAACCCCGAGCTCAGTGCGCACGACTGCCTGGGCGCCTTAGCGCAGGTGTTTGGGAACAAGGACACGCGCATGACGGCGCGGCTCAAGTTCCTCACCTGCTGCCAGCGGCCCCAGGAGAGCCTCTTTGCCTACGTGATGCGCCTGGAGGGCCTGCTGCAGGCGGCCATGGAGAAGGGGGCCATCCACCCTGCCATCGCCGACCAGGTGCGCGCCCGGCAGGTGCTGATGCGAGCCCGGCCCAGCGCGACGCTGCAGAGCAAGCTGCAGAGGCTGCGGGTGGAGAGGAGGCCCCCTGGCTTCGTGGGGCTGCTCCGGCTCGTGCGCGAGGCCGAGGCCTGGGAGGCCACCCTGGCGAGGAGCGAGCGGGGCCGCCGGGGAGAAGGGCCCCAGGGTGCCGGGGGAGCCCCGGGTACCGGCCAGCCTGTCGCTGCCCTGGGAGAGGATGCAGGGGCTGCCCCGGGAGAGGCTGCAGGGGCTGCCCCGGGAGAGGCTGCCAGTGCTGCCCCTAGAGCTGGCCCTGCCACCAAGGCCGCCGCTGCCACTGAGGCCACTGCTGCCACTCAGGAGGATGGAAATGCCCCTGCCCTTGTGCGCACCGGTCAGGCAGGGCCCGCAGAGGCCCCTGGTGTCAGCGGGGACCCTGGCCCGCCCCCACTGGGCAGTGCTCCTGGGGCCGGCCCAGGAGGTCCTGGCCGTGGACCCGAGCACCTTGCCCCAGCAGGAGCCCAGGGGGCCGAGGATCCCCCTGGAGAGGAGGCGGGAAACGTGGGCGGGGCTGGGGAGGTGAGCGGCCCCATGTCCCCCTTGGGCAAGTAG